From one Caldithrix abyssi DSM 13497 genomic stretch:
- a CDS encoding CARDB domain-containing protein: MKGFLLLLLLTSFLLAQQQYGGYGTEANATIKSSISTSRMMSVDVQDEFLYTLAGYSFGDVVVFSYFDNSKFIAYDVDGLATDSVVLNRDEFYTFSIPTGTFHIDCNNSFTALTGDPISRSVMGYFAVDESGSPISTHMNTFMPSSEWGGEKFIIFAYEDGTEVTVKNLTDTTTAAAAVLNRGEHLELNNVFSRFLGIRASKPVSALSYADQGYYIPSDNGTFKGQQFFGFSGYIGGWPNGVIVTAYEDNTIFTILNSTTGDTLLSDTLNYGETGSVSTNGDLYWEVQSNKNVTVSNTPYAAWSGSYYYLTRHIDYDGKGIGRHFLVPSISGDFVVYSYADNNNIQVINLNTLDTIYTGALQKGENFSFFSTKAVHQVKSDENVAIFTSYGGSYGADFAPLNYSLTLPDLAISADDIDFDPDTVSNVAGVPFTINATVHNYGYLTAYDVSVQFFDGSPTANNAISSVIVIDSIPSGQSRTLSVDWETPPYPAYHTIYVVIDQQNTIVESSESNNIASRTLIPNDDLLPPLPTVITAPQSVTYNGDSLSFEDFVIGVEVYNSGDVDALNVTSVLRLPPQLSISDGADTLHNFGNIPPKTTYKHSWNIHIDAFPDSNQGAYFYSVVINADNAEEKELKRVLLFEDSTTVDIRDDKALTPAGFSITQNYPNPFNPVTQIQYNLPQSGQVEVAVFDINGRLIKTLASEYQTAGRHQISFNGQDLSSGFYFLTLKLNGKNMGSIRMTLIK; encoded by the coding sequence ATGAAAGGTTTTTTATTACTGCTACTTTTAACATCATTTTTATTAGCTCAGCAACAGTACGGCGGCTACGGAACAGAGGCTAACGCTACCATCAAGTCGTCAATTTCTACCTCACGCATGATGAGCGTTGACGTTCAGGATGAATTTCTTTATACATTGGCCGGCTATTCTTTTGGCGACGTTGTCGTTTTTAGCTATTTTGACAATTCTAAATTCATTGCCTACGATGTGGACGGTCTGGCCACGGATTCGGTTGTATTAAATCGGGATGAGTTTTACACGTTCAGTATTCCTACGGGCACTTTCCATATCGACTGCAACAACTCATTTACCGCTTTAACCGGCGACCCTATTTCGCGCAGCGTGATGGGCTATTTTGCTGTGGATGAATCCGGATCGCCCATATCCACGCACATGAACACTTTTATGCCGTCGAGCGAGTGGGGCGGAGAAAAGTTTATCATTTTTGCCTACGAAGACGGCACCGAGGTCACCGTAAAGAATCTCACCGATACAACCACCGCGGCGGCGGCTGTTTTAAATCGCGGCGAGCACCTGGAGCTGAATAACGTATTCAGTAGGTTTTTAGGCATCCGTGCTTCAAAACCGGTATCCGCTCTGAGTTACGCCGATCAGGGATATTACATTCCGAGCGATAACGGCACCTTTAAGGGCCAGCAATTTTTTGGTTTTTCCGGATATATTGGCGGATGGCCCAATGGCGTTATTGTAACCGCCTATGAGGACAACACCATTTTTACGATTTTAAATTCAACAACCGGCGATACCTTGCTATCCGACACCTTAAATTACGGAGAGACCGGCAGCGTTTCGACGAACGGCGATCTTTACTGGGAAGTGCAGAGCAACAAAAACGTCACCGTCAGCAACACGCCTTATGCGGCCTGGTCTGGAAGCTATTACTATCTAACCCGCCATATCGATTATGACGGCAAGGGCATCGGTCGTCATTTTCTGGTGCCCAGCATCTCAGGTGATTTTGTGGTCTATTCTTACGCAGATAACAACAATATTCAAGTTATCAATCTGAATACGCTGGATACCATTTACACCGGCGCTCTGCAAAAAGGCGAAAATTTTTCTTTTTTTTCTACCAAAGCTGTTCATCAGGTTAAAAGCGATGAAAACGTGGCCATCTTTACTTCTTATGGCGGCTCCTATGGCGCCGATTTTGCCCCGTTAAATTACAGCCTTACGCTCCCCGATCTGGCTATTTCAGCCGATGACATCGATTTTGATCCCGATACCGTAAGCAATGTGGCCGGCGTTCCTTTCACCATCAACGCTACCGTTCACAATTATGGCTACCTGACCGCTTACGATGTTTCCGTGCAGTTTTTTGACGGTTCGCCCACGGCTAACAACGCCATCAGCTCTGTCATTGTCATCGATTCCATCCCCAGTGGGCAGAGTCGCACGCTTAGCGTGGACTGGGAAACCCCGCCTTACCCGGCTTATCACACGATTTACGTGGTGATTGATCAGCAAAACACCATTGTTGAATCAAGCGAATCGAACAACATCGCTTCCAGAACATTAATTCCCAATGATGATTTATTACCGCCTTTGCCGACCGTAATTACGGCGCCTCAAAGCGTAACGTACAACGGAGACAGCCTGTCTTTTGAAGATTTTGTCATTGGCGTTGAAGTTTACAATAGCGGCGACGTGGACGCGCTCAACGTAACATCCGTTCTCCGTCTGCCACCGCAACTCTCCATTTCGGACGGCGCAGACACGCTACATAATTTTGGAAACATTCCACCAAAAACCACTTACAAACACAGCTGGAATATTCATATCGACGCCTTCCCGGATTCAAACCAGGGCGCTTATTTTTACTCCGTGGTAATTAACGCCGATAACGCCGAAGAAAAAGAGCTGAAACGCGTCTTGTTGTTCGAAGACAGCACAACCGTTGACATTCGTGACGACAAAGCCCTGACGCCAGCAGGATTTTCTATTACCCAAAATTATCCCAATCCTTTCAATCCTGTTACGCAAATTCAATACAATTTGCCCCAATCAGGCCAGGTGGAAGTTGCCGTATTTGATATTAATGGCCGCTTAATTAAAACGCTCGCCAGTGAATATCAAACTGCCGGACGCCATCAGATTTCATTTAACGGTCAAGATTTGAGCAGCGGATTTTATTTTCTAACTTTAAAACTGAATGGAAAAAATATGGGCTCCATTCGCATGACACTGATCAAATAA
- a CDS encoding DUF1028 domain-containing protein, with product MKRIFASSVLIILIFTLTLPGQTINGEPLTHTFSIVAIDQENGEMGVAVQSHWFSVGSIVAWAEAGVGVVATQSLVNVSFGPRGLELMKAGKSPQQALDELLSSDPGAAYRQVALLDAQGRVAAHTGDKCIADAGHIIGEGFSVQANMMLNKKVVPAMEKAFKNSKGPLAERLMAAMKAAQEAGGDIRGQQSAAIKIVKIKASGKPWEDTVLDLRVEDHPQAVAEMERILKVFRAYEHMNKGDLAIEKGDVQTALREYGAAEAMFPQNEEMKYWHAVSLANIGEIEASLPLFKEVFQKTPEYKELTRRIVPNGLLKVNQQQLEIILNVK from the coding sequence ATGAAGCGAATCTTTGCAAGCAGCGTACTCATAATCTTAATATTTACGTTAACGCTGCCTGGCCAGACCATCAACGGCGAGCCGTTAACGCACACCTTTTCCATTGTGGCGATTGACCAGGAAAATGGCGAGATGGGCGTGGCCGTGCAGTCGCACTGGTTTTCGGTGGGTTCCATTGTGGCCTGGGCCGAGGCGGGCGTTGGCGTGGTTGCTACGCAATCGCTGGTTAACGTTTCTTTTGGTCCGCGCGGACTGGAACTGATGAAGGCCGGCAAATCGCCTCAACAAGCGCTGGACGAACTACTGAGCTCCGACCCCGGAGCGGCTTACCGACAGGTTGCTTTGCTGGATGCACAGGGTCGTGTGGCAGCGCATACCGGCGATAAATGTATTGCCGATGCCGGTCATATTATCGGCGAGGGTTTTTCGGTGCAGGCCAATATGATGCTAAATAAAAAGGTGGTTCCGGCCATGGAAAAAGCCTTTAAAAATAGTAAAGGGCCTCTGGCAGAGCGGCTGATGGCGGCAATGAAAGCGGCGCAGGAAGCCGGCGGCGATATTCGCGGCCAGCAGTCTGCCGCCATAAAAATCGTGAAAATCAAAGCCAGCGGCAAACCATGGGAAGACACCGTTCTGGATTTGCGTGTGGAAGATCATCCGCAGGCCGTTGCCGAAATGGAGCGCATTTTAAAGGTGTTTCGCGCCTACGAGCACATGAACAAAGGCGACCTGGCCATTGAAAAAGGGGACGTTCAAACGGCGTTGCGCGAATACGGCGCAGCCGAAGCCATGTTCCCGCAAAATGAAGAGATGAAATACTGGCACGCGGTTTCTCTGGCCAATATCGGCGAGATCGAAGCCTCCCTGCCGCTGTTCAAAGAGGTGTTTCAAAAAACGCCCGAATACAAAGAATTGACGCGGCGCATTGTGCCAAACGGCCTGTTAAAGGTCAACCAGCAGCAGCTGGAAATCATCTTGAATGTAAAATAA
- a CDS encoding glutamine amidotransferase — translation MNKILILKTGSTFPELKRQKGDFEDWIMARSSLPQSLFQICNLEEKVLHKVDLQTIKAALITGSHAMVTERPVWLKKAISLIKEIRARCIPLMGICFGHQLIAAAFGGKVADNPRGAEYGAAEIRLSAKARTDRLFSELPHHFNAFMSHRQTVMQLPPGAVRLAQSPDDHHAAFFLPPNIWGVQFHPEFDEPIMRFYLTRHFKVPPGRLNLYLKDTARASSIIHLFLSASLNP, via the coding sequence ATGAACAAAATACTTATTCTGAAAACAGGCAGCACCTTTCCGGAATTGAAAAGGCAAAAGGGCGATTTTGAAGATTGGATCATGGCCCGCTCGAGTTTGCCGCAAAGCCTGTTCCAAATTTGCAATCTTGAAGAAAAAGTCCTGCATAAAGTCGATTTACAAACAATCAAAGCCGCGCTGATTACCGGTTCACATGCCATGGTGACCGAACGTCCGGTCTGGTTAAAAAAGGCCATTTCGTTGATAAAGGAAATACGAGCAAGGTGCATCCCGCTGATGGGCATTTGTTTTGGGCATCAATTGATCGCCGCCGCTTTTGGCGGAAAGGTGGCCGATAATCCCCGCGGCGCTGAGTACGGCGCAGCAGAAATTCGGCTCTCTGCTAAGGCCAGAACGGATCGTTTGTTTTCCGAACTGCCCCACCACTTTAACGCTTTTATGTCGCATCGGCAAACGGTAATGCAATTGCCTCCGGGAGCCGTTCGGCTGGCCCAGAGCCCGGATGATCACCATGCCGCCTTTTTCTTGCCGCCCAATATCTGGGGCGTGCAGTTCCATCCCGAGTTTGACGAACCCATCATGCGTTTCTATTTAACGCGACATTTTAAAGTACCACCCGGGCGTCTAAATCTTTATCTAAAAGATACTGCAAGGGCGTCTTCGATTATTCACCTTTTTTTAAGCGCTTCGCTTAATCCATAG
- a CDS encoding dihydroorotate dehydrogenase-like protein produces MDLKTKYLGLELKNPVVPSASPLSANVDTVKKMEDSGAAAVVMYSLFEEQIVHEQKELDTFLAQGSESFAEALSYFPEPDEFHNVHAEEYLEQIRKLKEAVDIPIIGSLNGVSAGGWMDYAKKIEEAGADALELNIYYIPTDPNMTSEQVEQMYIDDVKKVKETVNIPVAVKVGPFFTAFANMAKRLTDAGADGLVIFNRFYQPDIDIEALDVVHDLEFSTSYELRLPLRWLAILYGQVNASLAATTGIHTANDVLKAVMAGADVTMMASVLFQKGIKHIARVLGDIKYWMEAHEYESIEQMKGSMSVKSLAEPAAYMRANYMKTLQSII; encoded by the coding sequence ATGGATTTAAAAACAAAATACCTCGGACTGGAATTGAAAAACCCGGTTGTGCCTTCCGCGTCTCCTCTGTCTGCCAATGTGGACACCGTTAAAAAAATGGAAGATAGCGGCGCGGCGGCAGTGGTCATGTACTCTTTGTTCGAAGAGCAGATCGTTCACGAGCAAAAAGAGCTGGATACCTTTCTGGCTCAGGGAAGCGAATCATTTGCCGAGGCCTTGAGCTACTTTCCAGAGCCCGATGAATTCCACAATGTACATGCCGAAGAATATCTTGAACAGATTCGTAAATTAAAAGAAGCGGTCGATATTCCGATCATTGGCAGCCTGAACGGCGTTTCGGCCGGCGGCTGGATGGATTACGCCAAAAAGATCGAAGAGGCTGGCGCCGATGCACTTGAGCTCAACATCTATTACATTCCGACCGATCCGAACATGACCTCCGAACAGGTTGAGCAAATGTACATCGACGATGTGAAAAAAGTCAAAGAAACGGTTAATATCCCGGTCGCCGTAAAGGTAGGCCCCTTCTTTACCGCTTTTGCCAACATGGCTAAACGTCTTACTGATGCCGGCGCCGATGGCCTGGTAATCTTCAATCGTTTCTATCAGCCGGATATCGATATAGAAGCTCTGGATGTGGTTCATGACCTGGAGTTCAGCACTTCTTACGAGTTGCGTTTGCCTTTACGCTGGCTGGCCATCCTCTATGGTCAGGTTAATGCCAGTCTGGCGGCAACGACCGGTATTCATACCGCTAACGACGTATTGAAGGCCGTAATGGCTGGCGCCGATGTCACCATGATGGCTTCTGTATTGTTCCAGAAGGGCATCAAGCATATCGCGCGTGTGCTGGGCGATATTAAATACTGGATGGAAGCGCACGAATACGAATCCATCGAGCAGATGAAAGGCAGCATGAGTGTCAAGTCTCTGGCTGAACCCGCAGCTTACATGCGCGCCAACTACATGAAAACACTGCAAAGTATTATCTAA
- the nifJ gene encoding pyruvate:ferredoxin (flavodoxin) oxidoreductase, which yields MSKRKMVTIDGNQAAAYVAHKTNEVIAIYPITPSSPMGEWSDEWSARGQKNIWGTVPRVTEMQSEGGASGAVHGALQSGALTTTFTASQGLLLMIPNMYKIAGELTSTVFHVSARSLAAQALSIFGDHSDVMAVRQTGFALMPSGNVQEVMDFALIAQAATLESRVPFLHFFDGFRTSHEVSKVEEIDEETIRQMINDELVRAHRQRALSPDKPVIRGTAQNPDVYFQGRETVNPFYLKVPEIVQKAMDKFAKLTGRQYRLFDYVGHPEAERVIILMGSGAEAAHETAEFLASQGEKVGVIKVRLYRPFSIKHLIEALPATVKAIAVLDRTKEPGSAGEPMYLDVVNAMVEAQSEGALPFAFPKITGGRYGLSSKEFTPAMVKAVFDELKKDKPKNHFTIGIIDDVTHTSLEWDRNFSIEPDDVFRGMFYGLGSDGTVGANKNSIKIIGEGTENYAQGYFVYDSKKSGAITISHLRFGKKPIRSTYLINRANFIAVHQFVFLEQFNVLENAVEGATFLINTPYPKEEVWDKLPRVIQEEIIKKKLKVYVIDAYEVAKKTGMGGRINTIMQTCFFAISGVLPRDEAIAKIKDTIQKTYGKKGDQIVQMNFNAVDQSLAHLHELEIPEKVTSTIELKPPVPENAPDFVKDVTATIISMKGDELPVSKMPVDGTFPTGTTKWEKRNIALEVPVWDSEICIQCNKCVEICPHAAIRAKVYDGEILKDAPANFKATKARGKEWPEGYMYTLQVAVEDCTGCELCVEFCPVKDKREAGRKAINMHPQIPLREQERANWDFFLNIPEFDRTKLRVNTVKDSQFLEPLFEFSGACPGCGETPYIKLATQLFGDRMLIANATGCSSIYGGNLPTTPYTFNKEGRGPAWSNSLFEDNAEFGLGFRLAIDKHNEQAKELVEKLKDKIGAELAEAILSATQRDESEIFEQRQRVEDMKKKLQAFKDDADVQNLLSLADYLVKKSVWIIGGDGWAYDIGYGGLDHVMASGRNVNILVLDTEVYSNTGGQMSKATPLGAVAKFAASGKPNAKKDLALKALTYGNVYVARVAMGANDTQTLKAFLEAEHYDGPSIIIAYSHCIAHGYNLKYGAKQQKLAVETGNWPLFRYNPELVQEGKNPLILDSKAPTKDIAEFMNNETRFKMVQKMNPTLAQKYLKEAQEIVKRNWKFYEHLSKLSYSTNGENE from the coding sequence ATGAGTAAACGAAAGATGGTGACGATAGATGGCAATCAGGCCGCCGCTTATGTGGCGCACAAGACAAACGAGGTTATTGCCATCTATCCCATTACCCCTTCTTCTCCGATGGGTGAATGGTCGGATGAGTGGTCTGCTCGCGGACAAAAGAATATCTGGGGCACCGTACCTCGCGTAACGGAGATGCAGAGTGAAGGAGGCGCATCGGGCGCCGTTCACGGAGCGTTGCAGAGCGGCGCGTTGACCACGACCTTTACGGCTTCGCAGGGCCTGCTTTTAATGATTCCCAATATGTACAAGATTGCAGGTGAATTAACCTCCACGGTTTTTCATGTTTCGGCCCGCTCCCTGGCGGCACAGGCGCTGTCGATTTTTGGCGACCACAGCGATGTGATGGCCGTGCGGCAAACGGGTTTTGCCCTGATGCCTTCGGGCAATGTGCAGGAGGTGATGGATTTTGCTCTCATCGCACAGGCTGCCACGCTGGAATCACGCGTTCCATTTTTACACTTTTTTGATGGTTTTCGCACTTCTCACGAAGTTTCCAAAGTCGAAGAGATTGACGAGGAAACCATTCGTCAAATGATTAACGACGAGCTGGTCAGAGCGCATCGGCAACGCGCTTTGAGTCCAGATAAACCGGTTATTCGCGGTACCGCACAAAACCCGGATGTTTACTTTCAGGGACGTGAAACGGTCAATCCGTTTTATCTAAAAGTTCCGGAAATCGTTCAAAAGGCGATGGATAAGTTTGCCAAATTGACCGGTCGTCAATACCGCCTTTTTGATTACGTGGGGCATCCGGAAGCGGAGCGTGTTATTATTTTGATGGGCTCCGGGGCGGAAGCGGCTCATGAAACCGCCGAGTTCCTGGCCAGCCAGGGCGAAAAGGTAGGCGTTATTAAAGTACGGCTCTACCGTCCGTTTTCCATCAAACATCTGATTGAAGCGCTGCCGGCAACGGTTAAAGCCATTGCCGTTCTGGATCGCACCAAAGAGCCTGGCTCCGCGGGCGAACCCATGTATTTAGACGTGGTCAACGCTATGGTTGAAGCGCAGTCCGAAGGCGCATTGCCCTTTGCCTTTCCGAAAATCACCGGCGGACGCTACGGCCTTTCTTCCAAAGAATTTACGCCGGCCATGGTTAAAGCCGTTTTTGATGAATTGAAAAAAGACAAACCCAAAAACCATTTTACCATTGGCATCATCGACGACGTTACGCATACCAGCCTGGAATGGGATCGTAATTTTTCCATAGAGCCGGATGACGTGTTTCGCGGCATGTTTTATGGTCTGGGTTCGGATGGTACGGTGGGCGCCAACAAGAACTCGATTAAAATTATTGGCGAAGGAACCGAGAACTACGCTCAGGGCTATTTTGTTTACGATTCCAAAAAGTCGGGCGCCATTACCATCTCGCATCTGCGCTTTGGCAAAAAACCGATCCGCTCTACCTACCTGATAAACAGAGCCAATTTCATAGCCGTTCATCAGTTTGTATTCTTAGAGCAGTTCAACGTGCTGGAAAATGCGGTGGAAGGCGCGACCTTTTTAATCAACACGCCCTATCCCAAAGAAGAGGTTTGGGATAAATTACCGCGCGTGATTCAGGAAGAGATTATTAAAAAGAAGCTTAAAGTTTACGTGATCGACGCCTACGAGGTGGCCAAAAAGACCGGAATGGGCGGGCGCATCAATACCATTATGCAAACCTGCTTCTTTGCTATTTCCGGCGTTTTGCCCAGAGATGAGGCCATCGCCAAGATTAAAGACACCATTCAAAAAACCTATGGCAAAAAAGGCGACCAGATTGTTCAGATGAACTTTAACGCCGTGGATCAATCGCTGGCGCATCTCCATGAACTGGAAATCCCGGAAAAGGTTACCAGCACCATCGAACTGAAACCGCCGGTACCGGAAAACGCGCCGGACTTTGTAAAAGATGTTACCGCAACTATTATCTCAATGAAAGGCGACGAACTGCCGGTTAGCAAGATGCCGGTTGACGGTACGTTCCCAACGGGCACAACCAAGTGGGAAAAACGGAATATCGCCCTTGAAGTTCCGGTATGGGATTCTGAAATCTGTATTCAGTGTAACAAATGCGTGGAAATTTGTCCGCATGCTGCAATTCGAGCCAAGGTTTACGATGGAGAAATTTTAAAAGACGCCCCCGCTAACTTTAAAGCCACCAAAGCTCGCGGCAAAGAGTGGCCGGAAGGTTACATGTACACCCTGCAGGTGGCCGTGGAAGACTGTACCGGTTGCGAATTGTGCGTTGAGTTCTGCCCGGTTAAGGACAAACGTGAAGCCGGACGCAAAGCCATTAACATGCATCCGCAAATCCCGCTGCGTGAGCAGGAACGCGCAAACTGGGATTTCTTCCTTAATATTCCGGAATTCGACCGTACCAAGTTGCGCGTTAACACCGTAAAAGATTCACAATTCCTGGAGCCTTTGTTCGAATTTTCCGGCGCATGTCCGGGTTGCGGCGAAACGCCTTACATTAAACTGGCAACCCAGTTGTTCGGCGATCGCATGTTAATTGCCAACGCCACCGGCTGTTCTTCCATTTACGGCGGCAACCTGCCAACCACGCCTTACACCTTTAACAAGGAAGGTCGCGGTCCGGCCTGGTCCAATTCGCTGTTCGAAGACAACGCCGAATTCGGTCTGGGATTCCGCCTGGCAATCGACAAACACAATGAACAGGCTAAAGAGCTGGTGGAAAAACTGAAAGACAAAATCGGCGCCGAACTGGCTGAGGCCATCCTTTCGGCCACGCAGAGAGATGAATCCGAAATTTTTGAACAGCGTCAACGCGTGGAAGACATGAAGAAAAAGCTACAGGCCTTTAAAGACGATGCGGACGTTCAAAACCTGTTAAGTCTGGCGGACTATCTGGTTAAAAAGAGCGTGTGGATTATCGGCGGCGACGGCTGGGCTTATGACATTGGCTACGGCGGTCTGGATCATGTGATGGCTTCCGGCCGAAACGTGAATATTCTGGTGCTGGATACGGAAGTTTACTCCAACACGGGCGGTCAAATGTCTAAAGCAACGCCGTTAGGCGCTGTTGCCAAGTTTGCGGCCAGCGGAAAACCGAACGCTAAAAAAGACCTGGCGCTAAAAGCATTGACTTACGGAAATGTTTATGTGGCGCGTGTGGCCATGGGCGCCAACGATACGCAAACCTTAAAGGCCTTTCTGGAAGCCGAGCACTATGACGGACCTTCCATCATCATTGCTTACAGCCATTGTATTGCGCATGGCTACAACTTAAAGTACGGCGCAAAACAGCAAAAACTGGCTGTGGAAACGGGCAACTGGCCGTTGTTCCGCTACAATCCGGAACTGGTTCAGGAAGGAAAAAATCCATTGATTCTGGATTCCAAAGCGCCTACTAAGGATATTGCGGAATTTATGAACAATGAAACGCGTTTCAAGATGGTGCAAAAGATGAATCCGACTCTGGCGCAAAAATATCTGAAAGAGGCTCAGGAGATTGTTAAACGTAACTGGAAGTTCTATGAGCATCTTTCTAAGTTGAGCTATTCGACCAATGGAGAAAACGAATAA
- a CDS encoding ferritin family protein yields the protein MSEFPKTLEEILKKSIQLEEEGFKFYNESAQKIKNSVGKRMLERLANDEKNHVARFKQLYEAVTNNSVDQVKFSEREPTTFEMIFNRLKDQLEGAVEELGEKGVDDQEIIEMAMDLENTTRFFYKEAAQKAKDEKIKNFYELLAKEEDAHYEVLQKALQFLEDPSLFFGMGDSRL from the coding sequence ATGTCTGAATTCCCTAAAACCCTGGAAGAAATTCTGAAAAAATCCATTCAGCTGGAAGAAGAAGGCTTCAAATTTTACAATGAATCGGCTCAAAAAATCAAAAATTCTGTTGGCAAAAGAATGCTGGAGCGCCTGGCCAATGACGAAAAAAATCACGTTGCCCGATTTAAACAATTGTACGAAGCGGTGACCAACAACAGCGTTGATCAGGTTAAATTTAGCGAGCGAGAGCCAACTACCTTTGAAATGATCTTCAACCGCTTAAAAGACCAGCTGGAAGGCGCTGTGGAAGAGTTAGGCGAAAAAGGGGTGGACGATCAGGAAATCATCGAAATGGCCATGGATCTGGAAAACACCACGCGCTTTTTTTACAAAGAAGCCGCCCAAAAGGCAAAGGACGAAAAGATTAAAAACTTTTATGAACTATTGGCTAAAGAAGAAGACGCACATTACGAAGTACTGCAAAAAGCACTGCAGTTTCTGGAAGACCCTTCTCTCTTTTTTGGCATGGGAGATTCTCGATTATAA